CGAGAGAGCTATTGGCAAGATCAAGGTAAAAAACGACTCGTTCGTTTTTAACGGAAATACAATCATGGACAACCGAATCGTTGAGGAAAAAGCGCCGACGCCGGGGGCGATACCGGCCCCGCCGATGATTGGGCAAGATGTGCTGTACGGCAAAGGTTATCTCATTGACGCTTTCAAAACAAACAAAGCGAATCAACCGAGCACCGGCACCATCTTTTATACGCTGGTCAAGGGCATTGGCGGCGGGGAAAACAAGAGCTTTCCGATCGGCGGCATCAATCCGGTGACGGTGCATACGCCCGTTGTCAATCAGGCGTCCGTATCCGACGACCAGGCGCATAATCAGAAAACGCAGCCAACCGCCGGTCGGGCTGCGCTCATTCTGGACCGGCCCTTTACCGTAACGATTCCGACAAGCGGCCCGCACAAGGACATCAAGGGCTACGGCAATCGGGATTATGCCAAGTATGTGAGGGACAAACAGATTTGGTTTCCGTTCGATGTGTACAAAGCGGATCGCACGACGTTTGTCCCCAAGGAAACGTGGGTATCCATCCCGGTCGGTCAGATACAGACGACCTTCTATTTGCCCGTTTGGGTGGATGAAGGCTATTACGACGTATTATTCCGGACGTTTGCCGAGAATAGTCCGGCCTCCTTTACGTCCCAGATGAATGCCAATCTGGACTTGTCCAACCATGTGGCTACGCAGGTGGTTCCAGTGGAAGTGATCGGACGTCTCTATGATTTCCGCATCACCGACATTGCCGATTTTGCCTGGGAATCGGTGTTCCGCACCCAAAAGGGCAGCGCGACGCCGACAGGAAACGCCTACTGGGTCGGCACGAAAGGCATTGACGGCGCACCGCGCGGCAATACCCCTCCTTACGTGCTGCCGGTACGGCAAGGCAGTCACCCGGAGAGCGGCAAGAAAAATGTTGCGGTCAAAACGGGTTACCATGTCAAATTCGAAGTCATGACGAAAGGCAACATGTTCGGCTCGGGCGACGGCATCCTCATTACACCGACGTTTTATTTTGTGGACAGCAAGGGGAAGAACAGGCAGGAAGTCGATCTCTACTATCATTCAGGCAGTCAGCGGTTTATTCGTATTGGCTCCAGCGACGATGTGGAGAAACGGTATGTGACGCTCGACGCTCGCCTGCGCAATGTGCCGAAGCAGGAGTTGACCGGCACCGCCGCAATGCTTTGGTCGCTGAACGGTTCGCCCGGAGCGAGGCAGACGTTTATCGATCAATATGTAAAGGATGCGCAGAAGCCGACCTATGTGGGCGGTTACGATATCATGCTGCTGCCGCCTCAGCTTCGGACGTTTGTCGGAAGCACGCAGGTGCCCTCCGGCATCGATGCGGCCCGCGCCAACGCTTCGGTTCAGCGATGGCGGGGGGACTACAGTTTGCCCGCCGCGCCGTACGTGGTGCCGAAAGGCTTCAATCTGGCGGAGTACGGCCGCACGCACCGGCTGGACGACCATGCGCCCGTATTTCTGAAGGATGGGTACATCATCGTCAATTTCAACATCGAAACGATCCGCAATCAAGACTTGAACCATCCGCATCTGCAATACAAAAACGCGCCGCTGGACAATCAGTGGCGGATGGAAGGGTTTCAGCCCAGCTTCGTCGATCCATACGGGGCAACGTTCTCCCTGCTGGACGGCGACGTCGTCTTTTATCATGCCAATTTGTCCAGCCACGACGACTTTGGGACGGGAGGCACCCATTAAATTCACCAGACGGGAGGGATAAACATGTTGGAAAAGCTGCAAAGTGCCGCGCCAGAGGATACGGCTTATTTTTATTCCGCTTCTGCCGCAGAGGAGATCGAACGTGGCTGCATCGGCCACCTGCGCGGCGATTTTGGGCGGTCGGGCGAGGAGTTCTGGGTAACCTGGTTTCCCCGGCGCTCTCCCTTTGAAACGACTGCTTTTAAAGAAGAATTGGGTAAGGTCTTTCAAGCTATCGGCGATCAGAAGGTGCTGAAAAGCCGCAAGCATATGTTACGATTTTGCAGCGAGCACCCGGAGGCGCGCATCGGCGGTGCTTGGAGCACGGATGTATACGGGTTTTGCATGCAAACGCAGGATCTCCGCTACTATTTGCGCTGCTTTCCCTTTGCCGGGGATTACAACTTTTACTTGTACTGCTATGCCCGGCCGGAGCGCTTGGTGGAGCAGCAACAGCAAGCGCCTTCCACGCCTGCCGCACAGAAGAAAAAAACGGAAACGCAACGATAGGAGGACGCAATGAACGATCTCACTCGTTATCGGCTGCTGGACGGAGCCTCGCTTCCGCTTGCGGCCAAGTTGGTGTACTGCTATTTACTGAATTTGGCGGGCGGAAAAAACAGCCGCTTTCCTCCCGTCGGCTTGTGGCAGATATCGGACTTTCCCCTTCTATGTGTGTCGCAACCTAGAGCGAACACCTACCAGCCGGGAGGAAAAGAATATGCTGGAAAGACTGCAAACGGCCGTGTCGGAGGATGCGGCCTATTTTTATTCCGCTTCGATAAAGAAGGATACGGAACGGGGTTGCATCGGGCACCTGCGCGGTTATTTTGGCAGCAGCGGCGAGACATTCTGGGCAAACTGGTTCGAGCATTTGCCAGCGCTAAAAACGCCGGCTTTCCGGGCGGAACTGGATGCGGTTGTGCGGGCATTGACGGAGCAGGGACTTCTTCAAAGCCGCAGCCAGATGCACCGTTTTTGCCTGTCGCATCCGGAGGCCCGATTATCGGGGGCGTGGCATTCCGGCGTATACGGCTTTTGTTTTCAAACAGAGCGCCATCGGTACTACCTGCGTTGTTTCCCGCATGCGGGAGACTACAATTTCTATCTGTACTGCTACATCCGGCCGGATCGTTTGTCGGAACGGTCGCCGGAGCGTTAGCGTCTGCCGAGGAGGAAGTTTATGAATGATCTTACCCGGTATCAACTGCTGGCCAAAGCGAAGGTCCCTCCTGCAGCAAAGCTATTGTACAGCTACCTGATGGACCGCGCGGGCGGGCGGCACGGCTGCGTCTTGTTGTCCGGCAAAAAGCTGGCTTTGGAGGTGGGTCTCTCTCCTTCCACTGTCCGCCGAAATCTGCATCGCCTGCAACTTATTGGACTCATTCGGATTACGGCCCGTTATTCGGAGGAAGGCATTCGCCTCACCAATCAAATAACGTTTCGGTAAGGGAGGTGCTCTCGTGACAGCCAAGTTGCAGCGCATCGTCGAACTGGCTGCCGGCACGGCTCGCACGGTAACGAATCAGCCTGAGCGGTGGGCGGATTTTTTGCGGACGGCGGCCTGGAACTATAAATATCCGTTTCAGGATCAACTGTTGATCTACGCCCAACGTCCGGACGCAACGGCCTGCGCGCCGATTGACGTCTGGAACAAGCGGCTGGATCGCTGGGTGAAACGCGGCGCAAAAGGGATTGCCCTGATTGAAGACCGAGGCAACCACCTGGGCCTGCGCCATGTGTTTGACGTATCGGATACCCAAAGCAGACGCCAGCCGCAGGTGTCGCTTTGGCGGTTGCAGGACAGCGACACGGCTCATGTGATCGAAACGCTGGAAAATGCGTTCGGAGCGCCGGACGAGAGCGAACGGCGTGCGGATCTGCCTGCCGCGTTGCTCGCTGCTGCGCGGAATGCGGTGGATGACAACAGCGCCGATTATGTGGCGGAGTTGATGAAAGAGCGGGAGAACAGTTTGCTTGAGGACCTGGACGTTCCGCATGTGGAATTGTTGTTCAAACAAGCGTCTGAAAAAGCCGTCGCTTATATGGCCTTAACCCGCTGCGAGTTGAATCCCGAACTTTACATTAGCACCGAGGATTTGTCTTCCATTGGTTATTTCAATACGCTTCCAGCATTATCCCACTTGGGCGCAGCGATCAGCGATGTGTCCGAGATGATGCTACGGGAAGTGGAATCGACCGTCCGAGCACTGCGTCGGGATGCACAACATGCAAATGAGGGGCAATCGTTTCATACCCTTGCAAGACCCGATTCCTTGCCGCACAATGAAGCTACTCGACAAGAAAGGAAGGATGAACATGGAACTGACGTACTCGCCGCAAGGGGATTATCTGCTGCCCAACCTGACGCTGAGCGAAGCGGAGACGACCATCGGGAAGTACGGGATGATGCGCAAGACGTTCCTGAAAACCGAGCGGAAGGGCATGTACGCCCATCTGATGTTGTCGGGGCAGTTGAACCAACATCTGGCGGAAGTCGACCGGACAGCGCGGGAGCAGATCGACCGGACGATGCAGGAGCTGCTCGCGTCTCACCCGGCGCCGGACAAGGCGAGCGATCCGCTGGCCTGGACGGGACACATGAACAACCTGAAGCAGCAGGCGGAGGAACTGATTCTCGCGGAACTGATTTATCATTAAAATGGTACGACCGGGAAACGGAGGACCGAAGTCTTCCGTTTTTTCACGACCATGCCCTCATTAATGACATGCTCCGAGCCGCGCCGCTGCGGGAGAGCAAGTCGGACATCGCAGCATTTTTCCTTGCCCATGAAGACGAGCGCGAGCGCATGTTGTATGTGCGCGGTTTGTTTCCGTCAGGCATCACCGAACTGACGCTGGATGAAGGCGTACGAGCAGGATTTGAACCGTACCGAAACGTTTTGCATCTGTGGACAGGGACGGCGGAGGAACGCACGGCGCAAAGCTTTTACGATTGGGGCGTCATCGCCGGGCATATCGCCAGCATGATACTGTTGAACGAATTTGACTTGACGCGAAAGTTGGAACCGTCCATCGAGCAACAGACGCTGTGGATGGAACAAGCGGAGGACGCAAAAGCCTCCGCTTTTTTCATGCCGCAAGCGGTCATTGACGCCATTTTGCAAAACGGCAGCGGTTTTGAGAACGGCAAGTATCGCATCGCGCTGCATTTCCAGCAGTCGCTGTCCGCACAGGAGAACGCCGATTTCCTGAAACAGGAATACGGAACCGGCGGGCGTCTTCCCGCGCTGATCGGCACGGATATTCACATGAATTATGACAGCAAAGGCATCACGCTGACCCGCGGCTCCATCATGAACCCGGATACGCAGGTGGTGCTGCCGTGGATGAACGTGCAGAAACGTATCGGCGAACTGCTGGCAGCGGGTCGTTACTTGAACCGGCAGGAAGCCGAGCGATTGCCCGCTTTTGCAGAGGAACAGGAGGAAAAGCGGAGACAGCAGGCGGCGGAAATGGCCAGGAACGATGTGCCTCAGTCGGATGCATCGTCGGGGCTTTCCCCACGAGACGCACAGGTGGAACCGGAACAAACGCCGGTGAACCGGGAACGAGCGCGCTACGGTTTTGATACTGGCAGTATGGTCTGGATTGGTGCGGACGAATATGAAATTGTTGAACTGGCGCAGCGAACGGTGGTGCTGCAAGACCGGCAGTTCCCGCTCTTCATCAAAGAGGTAAATCGCCGGGATTTTGAGCGGATGCTGCGCGAAAACCCGCTGAACGATCATCTGATTACCGGAGAGCAGGAGCCGGAATGGATTGGCGAAACGGCATGGGAAACGGCGGAAGATGCGGTTTTACCGGAAGAGCCGGTGACGGAGGGGCCAGAAACCGTATCGCAGCCAGACACTTCCCTTTCCTCTGATGGTGCGGCCGGCCGCACCGCGCCAGCCCGTCCGTCTGTCCCGGCTGTCAACTACCGGATTACGGATGATGAGCTGGGGCATGGCGGCGCAAAAACGAAGTTCAAATGGAACATGGAAGCGATTCGGCTGCTGAACAAGCTGGAGCAGGAGCAGCGGCAAGCGACAGCGGAAGAGCAGGCGGTGCTGGCTCGCTATGTCGGATGGGGCGGCATTCCGCAGGCATTTGACGAAGCGAACACGCAATGGGCAGCCGAATATGCGGAACTGAAAAATGTGCTGGAGCCGGAGGAATATGCATCCGCTCGCGCGTCAACGCTGAATGCCCATTATACGTCTGCGTCCGTCATCAAGGCGATGTACGACTGTCTAGAATCGATGGGCTTTCGCAGCGGCAATATTTTGGAGCCGTCCTGCGGCATCGGCAATTTCTTCGGACTGGTGCCGGAGTCGTTCCAAGGCTCGCGGCTGTTTGGCGTGGAACTGGACAGCATTACCGGCCGTATTGCCCGGCAGCTATACCCGCAGGCGTCGATTGCGGTCAGCGGCTATGAACAGACGAATTTGCCGGACAGCTTCTTTGATCTCGCCATCGGGAACGTGCCGTTCGGCGGTTATGGCGTGGCGGATAAACGTTACGACAAACACAAGTTTCTCATCCATGATTACTTTTTCGCTAAGACACTGGACAAAGTGCGTCCGGGCGGCATCATCGCCTTTATTACGTCCAAAGGCACGATGGACAAGCAGAACCCGGCGGTTCGCAAATATATTGCGGAACGCGCCGAATTGCTCGGAGCGGTGCGTCTGCCGAGCAATGCGTTTCTGGCCAATGCCGGAACCGAAGTAACCGCCGACATTATCTTTTTGCAGAAACGGGATCGCATGGTCGCCGTCAGCGAGCAAACCGAAGCATGGCTATCCCTTTCCGAGACAGCGGACGGTGTTCCGGTGAATCGCTATTTCGCAGAACATCCCGATATGGTGCTCGGCACCATGGTTTTTGACGACCGGATGTACGGCAACCGGCAGGAAACGTCCTGCAAGCCATTCCCGGACGCCAATCTGGATGAGCTGCTGCGCGAAGCGTTGTCGGGCATCCATGCCGAATGGGTGGAGCTGGAACGGGAAGACCAGCCGGAGGAAGAAGACCCTTCTCTCCCTGCTGATCCGACTGTGCGCAATTTCAGCTTTGCGTTGGTGGATGGACAAATCTACTATCGGGAGAACAGCCGGATGCGGCGCGTGGACACTTCGGCTACGGCGTCAGGCCGCATCAAGGGAATGATTCTGCTGCGGGACACCGTGCGCGAGCTGATCGAGTATCAAACCGAAGACTACAGCGATGAGATGATAGAGCAGCAACAGCGCAAGCTGAATACGCAGTATGATCGGTTTACGGCGCAATACGGCCTGATCAACAGCCGCGCCAACAGCCTTGCTTTTTCGGACGACAGTTCTTACTTTCTTCTTTGCTCGCTGGAAATCATCGACGAGGAAGGGCGGTTGCTGCGCAAGGCGGATATGTTCACCAAACGCACCATCCGGCAGCGCATCCGCGTGGAACAGGTGGATACCGCTTCGGAGGCGCTGGCCGTTTCCATCGGCGCAAAAGCCCGTGTCGATCTGCCGTATATGGCGGAGCTAACCGGCTGGACGGAAGAACAATTGATAAAAGAGCTGCGCGGCGTCATCTTTCCCAATCCCGAAAATTTGGATGAGGAAGGGAAGCCGATCTACGAAACGGCGGATGCGTACTTGTCCGGCAATGTGCGGGAGAAGCTGCGGGTGGCCAGACAGTTTGCCGCATACGATGCCGAACGTTACGGCGAAAACGTCAAAGCGCTTGAAGCGGTGCAGCCGAAAGACCTGGACGCCGCCGAAATCGATGTCCGCTTGGGCGCAACCTGGCTCCCGCCGGAAGACATTCGGCAATTTCTGTTTGAACTGGTGGACACGCCGCCGATGTACCAGACCTACATCAATGTCATGTATTCCGAATATACGGCTGCCTGGAACGTCAAAGGCAAAAGCGATGACCGCAGCAACAATATCAAGGCGAACGTCACGTACGGCACCAACCGCGTTAATGCGTATAAAATTCTTGAAGATACGCTGAATTTGCGGGACGTGCGCGTATTTGACACTGTGTATGAGGACGGCGTGGAAAAGCGTGTGCTGAACAAGCAGGAAACGGCCATCGCTCAGCAAAAGCAGGAGATGATGAAAGAAGCGTTCCGCGACTGGATATGGCGAGATCCGCAGCGGCGTGAACGGCTGACAAGGCTGTACAATGACCGGTTCAATGCCATCCGTCCTCGCGAGTACGACGGCAGTCATATCCGATTCACCGGGATGAACCCGGAAATCCGGCTCCGCCAGCACCAGGTCAATGCGGTTGCCCGGGCGCTGTACGGCGGCAACTCCCTTTTCGCGCATTGTGTCGGTGCAGGTAAAACCTTCGCGATGACCGCCGCGGCGATGGAGAGCAAGCATTTGGGGCTGTGCAACAAGAGCATGCTGGTCGTTCCGAACCATCTGACCGAACAGTGGGCGGCGGAGTTTTTGCAGCTATATCCGTCGGCGAATATTCTGGTGGCGACCAAGAAGGACTTTGAAACGAAAAACCGCAAAACGTTTTGCGCGCGGATTGCCACCGGCGATTATGATGCGATCATCATTGGCCATTCGCAGTTTGAGAAAATTCCGATTTCGACGGAGCGGCAGCGGCAGCAACTGTACGAACAGATTTCGGAGATTACAAGCGGCATCCGGGAACTCAAGGAAGCCAGAGGCGAACGCTATGCGATCAAGCAGCTTGAAAAAACGAAAAAGACGCTACAAACCAAGCTGGAGAAGCTGAACGACACCAGCCGGAAGGATGATGTCGTCACCTTTGAGGAACTGGGCGTAGACCGGCTATTCGTGGACGAAGCCGATTCGTACAAAAACCTGTTTCTTTACACGAAAATGCGCAATGTGGCCGGACTGTCGCAAACCGAAGCGCAGAAGTCGTCGGACATGTTTGCCAAATGCCGCTATCTGGACGAACTGACCGGAGGCCGGGGTATCATCTTTGCGACGGGTACGCCGATCTCCAACTCCATCACTGAGATGTATACGATGCAGCGCTATTTGCAATACGAGCGGCTCAAGCGGCAAGGATTGCAGCATTTCGACGCCTGGGCGTCCACGTTCGGGGAAACCGTCACCGCCATCGAATTGGCTCCGGAAGGAACGGGCTATCGGGCGAAAACCCGGTTTGCCCGTTTTTACAATTTGCCGGAACTGATGAATATGTTCAAAGAAGTGGCCGATATCCAGACGGCTGACATGCTCCAGCTTCCCGTGCCGAAAGCCCACTTCCATAATGTGGCCGTGCCGCCGAGCGACTTTCAGCGCGATATGGTCGCGGATCTTGCCCGCCGCGCCGAGCGGGTGCGGGCGAAGGAAGTAGAGCCGCATGAGGACAATATGCTGACGATCACCAATGACGGACGCAAACTGGCGCTCGATCAGCGGCTGGCTAATCCCCTGCTTCCCGACGACGAAGGCAGCAAAGTCAGCGCCTGCGCGGACAATGTCTTCCGGTATTGGGAGGAACATCAGGAGACGCGGTTGACCCAGTTGGTGTTTTGCGATTTGTCCATTCCGAAACAGGATGGTACCTTCAATGTGTACGACGAGCTGCGGCGCAAGCTGATGGAGAAAGGTGTCCCGGCTGACGAAATCGCCTTTATTCACGACGCTAATACCGAGATCAAGAAAAAGGAATTGTTCGCCAAAGTACGCAGCGGACAGGTTCGGATACTGCTTGGATCGACATTCAAAATGGGCGCGGGAACGAATGTACAAACGAAGCTGATTGCGCTTCATGATC
This sequence is a window from Brevibacillus composti. Protein-coding genes within it:
- a CDS encoding helix-turn-helix domain-containing protein; translated protein: MNDLTRYQLLAKAKVPPAAKLLYSYLMDRAGGRHGCVLLSGKKLALEVGLSPSTVRRNLHRLQLIGLIRITARYSEEGIRLTNQITFR
- a CDS encoding TnpV protein, yielding MELTYSPQGDYLLPNLTLSEAETTIGKYGMMRKTFLKTERKGMYAHLMLSGQLNQHLAEVDRTAREQIDRTMQELLASHPAPDKASDPLAWTGHMNNLKQQAEELILAELIYH
- a CDS encoding DEAD/DEAH box helicase family protein, whose product is MNPEIRLRQHQVNAVARALYGGNSLFAHCVGAGKTFAMTAAAMESKHLGLCNKSMLVVPNHLTEQWAAEFLQLYPSANILVATKKDFETKNRKTFCARIATGDYDAIIIGHSQFEKIPISTERQRQQLYEQISEITSGIRELKEARGERYAIKQLEKTKKTLQTKLEKLNDTSRKDDVVTFEELGVDRLFVDEADSYKNLFLYTKMRNVAGLSQTEAQKSSDMFAKCRYLDELTGGRGIIFATGTPISNSITEMYTMQRYLQYERLKRQGLQHFDAWASTFGETVTAIELAPEGTGYRAKTRFARFYNLPELMNMFKEVADIQTADMLQLPVPKAHFHNVAVPPSDFQRDMVADLARRAERVRAKEVEPHEDNMLTITNDGRKLALDQRLANPLLPDDEGSKVSACADNVFRYWEEHQETRLTQLVFCDLSIPKQDGTFNVYDELRRKLMEKGVPADEIAFIHDANTEIKKKELFAKVRSGQVRILLGSTFKMGAGTNVQTKLIALHDLDCPWRPRDLEQRSGRIIRQGNENSEVHIFRYVTENTFDAYLYQTLENKQRFISQIMTSKSPVRSAEDIDEAALSYAEVKALATGNPYIKEKMDLDIQVSKLKLLKANHLSQRYALEDRLLKVLPQQVKSTEDRIAGYEQDVALYLRSKSAMPEGTDESKFPGMVIKDFTYTERAAAGAALLEACKGMTSSEPQEAGSYLGFSLWLSFDSFHKEYKATLRGALGHTVSLGMDAGGNITRLNNMLADLPAKLEHSRQQLSTLLQQMETAKEQVEAPFEKEQELLTKSARLAELNALLNMDKRENEAVDSVPDEEPEAPERRVVGRER